The following proteins come from a genomic window of Paenibacillus sp. CAA11:
- the gmk gene encoding guanylate kinase: protein MAKGLLIVLSGPSGVGKGTLCTELRRRLPDLVYSVSATTRQPRMGEENGVNYFFKSREQFIEMIDNDQLLEHAEYVGNFYGTPRDFVEKTIESGRDIILEIEVQGALKVKEKFPEGVFVFLLPPSIDELKERIVGRGTENQATIDHRMSVAVDEISLMEHYDYAVVNDEIDCACKRIESIIIAEHCKVRK, encoded by the coding sequence ATGGCAAAAGGGTTACTTATTGTATTATCAGGCCCCTCTGGGGTAGGCAAAGGGACGCTGTGCACCGAACTAAGACGGCGTCTACCTGATTTGGTATACTCCGTCTCGGCAACAACGCGCCAGCCGCGTATGGGAGAAGAGAACGGGGTTAACTATTTTTTCAAGAGCCGTGAGCAGTTCATTGAGATGATCGACAACGATCAACTGCTTGAGCATGCTGAGTATGTTGGTAATTTCTACGGAACACCGAGGGATTTCGTCGAGAAGACCATCGAAAGCGGCAGGGATATTATTTTGGAGATTGAGGTTCAAGGCGCACTTAAGGTGAAGGAGAAGTTTCCAGAGGGTGTCTTTGTGTTCCTCCTGCCTCCTTCCATCGATGAATTGAAAGAACGGATCGTAGGGCGCGGAACAGAGAACCAAGCGACAATTGATCACCGGATGTCGGTAGCGGTTGACGAGATCAGCCTGATGGAGCATTATGATTATGCGGTGGTTAACGATGAGATTGATTGTGCGTG
- the remA gene encoding extracellular matrix/biofilm regulator RemA, with protein MAIKLINIGFGNIVSANRIISIVSPESAPIKRIIQEARDRHMLIDATYGRRTRAVIITDSDHVILSAVQPETVAHRLSTKEDDNDE; from the coding sequence ATGGCAATCAAACTCATTAACATCGGCTTTGGCAATATCGTATCTGCTAACCGCATCATTTCTATTGTCAGCCCGGAATCTGCGCCGATCAAACGAATCATTCAGGAAGCCCGGGATCGCCATATGCTGATTGATGCTACATACGGGCGCCGCACTCGTGCGGTAATTATCACAGATAGCGACCATGTGATCCTGTCTGCGGTTCAACCGGAGACGGTTGCACATCGTCTATCTACTAAAGAAGACGACAACGATGAATAA
- a CDS encoding YicC/YloC family endoribonuclease: protein MSFSMTGYGQSAKHFGGYVVQFEVKSVNHRYSEVVLRMPREWTCYEDGLRRLVQRYVKRGRIDVFINREKEEQAAPQLVLNSSVVRSYLAAAEELAADFGVDGGISSAELLSMPGVMVPADTDSGAEQAAAWEAVLVEGLEEALSGLLEMRRREGLHLAEDLTKRLARIEEIHAELVQLAPTVVEDYRVRLRTRLSELLEEPLDEQRFSMEVAVFADRSNIDEELIRLKSHLQQCGSLLNNREPAGRKLDFLVQEMNREINTIGSKANHLAIVNRVVELKAELEKIREQAANLE, encoded by the coding sequence ATGTCATTCAGTATGACCGGATACGGTCAGTCCGCCAAGCATTTTGGCGGCTATGTTGTTCAGTTTGAAGTAAAGTCTGTCAATCACCGGTACAGCGAAGTTGTTCTCCGTATGCCTAGAGAATGGACTTGCTATGAAGACGGTTTGAGACGTCTGGTGCAGCGGTACGTCAAGCGCGGACGGATTGATGTATTCATCAATCGGGAGAAGGAGGAACAGGCTGCTCCTCAACTTGTGCTGAATTCTTCCGTTGTTCGGAGTTACCTGGCTGCGGCAGAGGAGCTGGCTGCAGACTTCGGTGTAGACGGAGGGATTTCTTCGGCCGAACTGCTGAGCATGCCAGGAGTCATGGTTCCTGCGGATACAGACTCTGGGGCTGAGCAGGCGGCTGCATGGGAAGCTGTCCTTGTCGAAGGACTGGAGGAGGCTCTTAGCGGACTGCTGGAAATGCGAAGAAGAGAAGGCCTTCATCTTGCAGAGGACCTCACGAAGAGGCTTGCCCGAATCGAAGAAATCCATGCCGAGTTGGTTCAGCTGGCTCCTACAGTGGTTGAGGACTATCGCGTTCGTTTGCGAACCCGGCTGTCTGAGCTGCTGGAAGAGCCGCTTGATGAGCAGCGTTTTAGTATGGAAGTGGCCGTCTTTGCTGATCGCTCTAACATAGATGAAGAGCTGATCCGTCTGAAGAGTCATCTGCAGCAGTGCGGCAGTCTCTTGAACAACCGGGAGCCTGCGGGAAGGAAACTTGATTTCCTAGTTCAAGAGATGAACCGTGAGATTAATACGATTGGATCCAAAGCCAATCATTTAGCAATAGTCAACCGTGTGGTCGAATTAAAGGCAGAGCTTGAGAAAATCCGCGAACAGGCGGCCAATCTGGAGTAG
- the dapF gene encoding diaminopimelate epimerase translates to MEFTKMHGMGNDFLVFFGQQQVPENVSELAIKWCNRHFGAGGDGLVFILPSERADFRMVIINSDGTEAEQCGNAIRCAAKYVYDFGHTNKEEITIETLGAGVQPVSLTVEGGKVKSVRVDMGEPVLEGRSIPTTLEGDSIINKPIEAGGREFHFTAVSMGNPHAVIYVDDAPHFDLAYWGPLLETHAYFPRKVNVEFATVTGKDRIEMRVWERGAGPTLACGTGACATLVSSVLNGLTGRSAWIGLQGGDLYIEWKEEDNRVYMTGPADIVYQGSLQV, encoded by the coding sequence GTGGAATTTACAAAGATGCATGGGATGGGTAATGATTTTCTAGTATTTTTCGGGCAGCAGCAAGTTCCGGAAAATGTGTCCGAGCTGGCCATCAAGTGGTGCAACAGGCATTTTGGGGCGGGCGGTGACGGGCTAGTGTTCATCCTGCCTTCAGAGCGCGCTGATTTCCGCATGGTTATCATCAACTCAGACGGGACGGAAGCTGAACAATGCGGTAATGCGATTCGCTGCGCTGCAAAGTATGTATATGACTTCGGCCATACGAATAAAGAGGAAATCACCATAGAAACACTGGGGGCTGGCGTACAGCCGGTCAGCTTAACGGTCGAGGGCGGTAAAGTAAAGTCCGTTCGCGTAGACATGGGAGAGCCAGTATTGGAGGGGAGAAGCATTCCCACCACGCTGGAAGGAGATTCAATTATCAACAAGCCGATTGAGGCGGGTGGGCGCGAGTTTCATTTTACAGCCGTATCTATGGGGAACCCACACGCTGTTATTTATGTAGATGACGCGCCTCACTTCGACCTTGCTTATTGGGGGCCGCTGCTGGAGACACATGCTTACTTTCCTCGGAAGGTGAACGTTGAATTCGCTACCGTGACAGGGAAGGATCGGATAGAGATGAGGGTATGGGAACGCGGAGCCGGACCAACATTGGCCTGCGGCACCGGCGCATGCGCTACCTTGGTCTCCTCCGTGCTTAACGGTTTGACGGGACGATCCGCTTGGATTGGCCTTCAAGGAGGGGACCTGTACATCGAGTGGAAAGAAGAGGATAACAGGGTATACATGACAGGTCCGGCCGACATTGTTTATCAAGGATCCTTGCAGGTATAG
- a CDS encoding calcium-translocating P-type ATPase, SERCA-type gives MEQKNWHRWSAEELLGHFQVNPEQGLSGEEAVKRREEYGLNELAEAKQVSPLLLFLNQFKDFMMLVLMGATLISGLLGEYLDAITIVAIIVLNGLLGFIQEFRAERSLRALKQLSAPHAKVLREGKTVSIPARDLVPGDIVVLESGDRVPADIRWLKTQSCDVEESALTGESHPVGKHNLPISEESVPIGDQKNLGFMGTMVTRGTGKGIVIRTGMDTEMGKIADLIQTTESQQTPLQHRLEQLGKILIIVALALTVLVVAVGILRGHPAGSMFFAGVSLAVAAIPEGLPAIVTIALALGVQRMIKRKAIVRKLPSVETLGCASVICSDKTGTLTQNKMTVTRVWLEGRELQVTGEGYEPRGDIWEDGRPVDLRKEQGLQRLLQIGALCGNAEIVETDEEEMRSKRKNKEESVSRWILKGDPTEGALVALASKMGMDAASLASSYFKEKEFPFDSKRKRMSVIVSHQGGKLSLVKGAPDMLLDNCTHILWGGKVVLLTGSFRQKIAAANEAMARSALRVLGFAYKELRTPDQAGSEAGAESQLIFVGLAGMIDPPRSEAKEAISTCRRAGIKTVMITGDHGLTAEAIANELGILPRGGRAMTGKQLSTLDDQQLDDLVDDVYVYSRVSPEHKLRIVKSLQRKGHVVAMTGDGVNDAPAIKAADIGIAMGITGTDVSKEASSLILNDDNFSSIVSAIEEGRNIYENIRKFIRYLLASNVGEILTMFFAMLAGLPLPLLPIQILWVNLVTDGLPAMALGVDQPEKDLMEHKPRGAKENIFARRLGWKIISRGVLIGLCTLGAFWLTLHIAPDQPDQLLKAQSVAFATLVMAQLIHVFDCRSSRSIFHRNILQNKYLVLAVLSSIALMLVVMYIEPLQPIFKTVPLGLREWAITLVAAGIPTFLLGAGSVWSGNRRRPAGPKQTLRTNSTKIHA, from the coding sequence ATGGAACAAAAAAACTGGCACCGGTGGAGTGCGGAGGAACTGCTTGGGCATTTCCAAGTGAACCCAGAGCAGGGCCTGTCTGGGGAGGAGGCCGTCAAGCGGAGGGAGGAATATGGCCTAAACGAGCTGGCCGAAGCCAAGCAGGTATCTCCGCTGCTTCTGTTCCTGAATCAGTTCAAGGATTTTATGATGCTTGTGCTCATGGGAGCTACGCTGATTTCAGGCTTGCTTGGCGAGTATCTGGACGCGATCACCATTGTAGCAATTATCGTATTAAACGGTCTGTTAGGCTTTATTCAGGAATTCCGGGCCGAGCGGTCCCTTCGAGCGCTCAAGCAGCTTTCCGCTCCGCATGCCAAGGTGCTGCGTGAAGGCAAGACGGTATCCATTCCGGCGAGAGATTTAGTTCCGGGAGATATCGTTGTGCTGGAGAGCGGAGACCGAGTTCCGGCGGATATTCGCTGGCTGAAGACACAAAGCTGTGATGTGGAGGAATCGGCTCTGACAGGGGAATCTCACCCTGTAGGGAAGCATAATCTTCCGATCTCCGAGGAATCGGTGCCTATTGGAGATCAGAAGAATCTTGGATTTATGGGGACTATGGTAACCAGAGGGACGGGAAAAGGCATCGTCATTCGTACAGGTATGGATACGGAAATGGGCAAAATTGCCGATTTGATCCAGACCACGGAGAGCCAGCAGACCCCTCTTCAGCACCGTTTGGAACAGCTGGGCAAAATTCTGATTATCGTAGCTCTTGCTCTCACTGTATTGGTTGTGGCAGTAGGGATTCTTCGCGGACATCCTGCAGGCAGCATGTTCTTTGCAGGAGTGAGTCTGGCGGTAGCTGCTATTCCTGAGGGGCTGCCGGCGATTGTGACCATTGCTCTCGCCCTTGGCGTGCAGCGGATGATCAAACGCAAGGCTATTGTACGCAAGCTGCCTTCTGTGGAAACGCTGGGATGCGCTTCCGTGATCTGTTCGGACAAGACGGGAACGTTAACCCAGAACAAAATGACGGTGACCCGGGTCTGGCTAGAGGGGCGGGAGCTCCAGGTGACGGGAGAAGGCTACGAGCCAAGAGGAGATATTTGGGAAGATGGCCGTCCTGTGGACCTCCGTAAAGAACAAGGACTGCAGAGATTGCTCCAGATCGGCGCTTTATGCGGAAATGCTGAAATTGTAGAGACTGACGAAGAGGAAATGCGGTCTAAGCGCAAGAACAAGGAAGAGTCTGTGTCGAGATGGATTTTAAAGGGAGATCCGACCGAGGGAGCGCTGGTGGCTTTGGCTTCAAAGATGGGGATGGATGCGGCATCGCTTGCGTCCTCCTATTTCAAAGAGAAGGAATTCCCCTTTGATTCGAAGCGTAAGCGGATGTCAGTCATTGTATCGCATCAAGGAGGTAAGCTCTCTCTGGTAAAAGGTGCACCCGATATGCTGCTGGATAATTGCACGCACATTCTTTGGGGTGGAAAAGTAGTTCTGCTGACCGGTTCATTTCGCCAGAAGATAGCTGCTGCGAATGAGGCAATGGCTCGTAGTGCACTGCGGGTTCTAGGTTTCGCCTACAAGGAACTTCGTACGCCCGACCAGGCAGGCAGCGAAGCTGGCGCGGAATCCCAACTGATCTTTGTTGGCTTGGCTGGAATGATTGATCCGCCGAGAAGCGAGGCGAAGGAAGCGATATCTACCTGCCGGCGGGCAGGCATTAAGACGGTGATGATTACAGGAGATCACGGCCTTACGGCGGAAGCTATTGCGAACGAGTTGGGAATCCTGCCAAGGGGTGGCCGCGCCATGACAGGGAAGCAGCTCAGCACCCTTGATGACCAGCAGTTGGATGATCTGGTGGATGATGTTTATGTTTACTCGCGCGTATCCCCCGAACATAAGCTAAGAATTGTAAAATCATTGCAGCGAAAAGGGCATGTCGTTGCGATGACGGGGGACGGCGTGAACGATGCTCCGGCCATTAAAGCCGCAGACATTGGAATTGCCATGGGCATTACCGGTACAGACGTATCCAAAGAGGCATCCTCTTTGATTTTGAACGATGACAATTTTAGCAGCATCGTGTCGGCTATTGAAGAAGGGCGTAATATTTACGAAAATATTCGGAAGTTTATCCGCTATCTGCTTGCCTCGAATGTTGGGGAAATTCTGACCATGTTTTTTGCGATGCTTGCCGGGCTTCCACTCCCACTGCTTCCGATTCAAATTCTCTGGGTGAACCTGGTGACGGACGGACTTCCAGCCATGGCGCTGGGCGTGGATCAGCCGGAAAAGGATCTTATGGAACATAAGCCAAGAGGGGCGAAGGAGAACATTTTTGCAAGGCGTCTGGGCTGGAAAATTATTAGCCGGGGCGTTCTGATCGGACTGTGTACACTTGGTGCGTTTTGGCTAACTCTGCATATTGCTCCCGATCAGCCCGATCAACTGCTTAAGGCTCAATCTGTAGCCTTCGCCACATTGGTTATGGCCCAGCTTATTCATGTATTTGACTGCAGAAGCTCCCGCTCGATTTTTCACAGAAATATTTTGCAGAACAAATACCTGGTGCTTGCCGTTCTATCGTCCATTGCACTCATGCTGGTGGTGATGTATATTGAACCGCTTCAGCCGATCTTCAAGACCGTTCCGCTGGGGTTGCGTGAATGGGCCATTACTTTAGTTGCTGCAGGGATTCCTACCTTCTTGCTCGGAGCAGGAAGTGTATGGTCCGGGAATCGGCGGCGTCCGGCAGGTCCTAAGCAAACCTTAAGAACGAATAGTACAAAGATTCATGCATAA